Proteins from a single region of Apium graveolens cultivar Ventura chromosome 7, ASM990537v1, whole genome shotgun sequence:
- the LOC141670691 gene encoding uncharacterized protein LOC141670691 has translation MVGVEATAAGSGIQSGNMVFEPILEEGVFRFDCSADDRNAAFPSFSFANQTDRDTPLLNTTGKPSFTPTFECVLEQQTVTSELPVGTTFYGTGEVSGQLERTGKRVFTWNTDAWCYGAETTSLYQSHPWVLAVLPDGEAFGVLADTTRRCEIDLRKESTIVFCAPSSFPVITFGPFPSPVDVVALFSRVTGTVFMPPKWSLGYHQCRYSYDSDKRVREISKTFRERGIPCDVIWMDIDYMDGFRCFTFDKEHFSDPQSLVKDLHDTGFKAIWMLDPGIKQEQGYFVHDSGSEKDIWTQTADGRPFVGDVWPGPCVFPDFTQSRARLWWSSLVKDFTEHGVDGIWNDMNEPAVFKTVTKTMPESNIHRGDAELGGCQNHAHYHNVYGMLMARSTYEGMKVANESKRPFVLTRAGFIGSQRYAATWTGDNLSTWDHLHMSISMVLNLGISGQPLAGSDIGGFIKNATPKLFGRWMGVGAMFPFCRGHSEKGTSDHEPWSFGEECEEVCRLALRRRYRLLPHIYTLFYLAHTKGIPVAVPTFFIDSKDPKLRTHENSFMLGSLLIYASTMHDHGIHQLQHTLPKGIWLRFDFDDSHPDLPALYLQGGSIIPFSHPCQHVGEANPSDDLSILIALDENGKAKGVLYEDDCDGYEYIKGEYLLTTYVAELRSSVVTVGVSNTEGFWKRPKRRLHVHLLLGKGAMLDASGVDGDVIQITMPSESELSDLVSASDKKFKSRIETARQIPDLEDVSEGKEIELLRTPAELKSDDWILKVVPWVGGRIISMEHIPSGTQWLHSRVDIDGYEEYSGMEYRSAGCSEEYTVTDRNLEEAGEVESLSLEGDVGGGLVLERIISLPKDEPKVVQIHSRIIAHSIGAGSGGFSRVVCLRVHPTFSLLHPTESYVSFISIDGSRHDCRPTSSEQSYEGDLRPNGEWMLVDKCLSVALVNKFNVSQVHKCLIHWGTGTVNLELWSEARPVSIKSSLAICHRYEVRGVC, from the exons ATGGTTGGAGTTGAAGCTACAGCAGCAGGTTCAGGTATTCAGTCAGGAAATATGGTTTTCGAACCTATTCTGGAAGAGGGAGTTTTCCGGTTTGATTGCTCTGCTGATGATAGGAATGCAGCATTTCCGAGTTTCTCTTTTGCTAATCAAACGGACAGGGACACACCGCTGTTGAATACTACAGGGAAACCATCATTCACCCCTACTTTCGAGTGTGTACTTGAACAACAAACTGTTACAAGCGAG CTTCCTGTAGGTACCACATTCTATGGGACAGGAGAAGTTAGCGGACAGCTTGAACGTACAGGGAAAAGG GTTTTTACTTGGAATACAGATGCCTGGTGTTATGGTGCTGAAACGACATCTTTATACCAGTCACATCCTTGGGTTCTAGCTGTTCTTCCAGATGGAGAAGCATTCGGAGTTCTTGCTGATACAACAAGACGTTGTGAG ATTGATTTACGGAAAGAATCAACTATAGTATTTTGTGCTCCATCGTCATTTCCAGTCATTACTTTTGGCCCTTTTCCGTCACCAGTTGATGTGGTAGCATTATTTTCTCGCGTAACTG GCACTGTATTTATGCCCCCAAAGTGGTCATTGGGCTATCATCAGTGTCGTTATAGTTATGACTCTGATAAACGAGTTCGTGAG ATTTCCAAAACATTCCGAGAAAGAGGTATACCTTGTGATGTCATATGGATGGATATTGACTACATGGATGGCTTTCGTTGTTTCACTTTTGACAAG GAACATTTCTCAGATCCACAATCTTTAGTGAAAGATCTTCATGATACTGGTTTTAAAGCAATCTGGATGCTTGACCCAGGAATCAAACAAGAACAGGGTTATTTTGTTCATGACAGTGGTTCTGAAAAGGACATCTGGACCCAAACAGCTGATGGAAGGCCTTTCGTGG GGGATGTATGGCCGGGGCCTTGTGTTTTCCCTGACTTTACACAATCAAGAGCTCGTTTGTGGTGGTCAAGTCTAGTTAAAGATTTTACTGAACATGGTGTGGATGGTATATGGAATGATATGAATGAGCCCGCTGTCTTTAAG ACAGTTACCAAAACCATGCCTGAGAGTAATATTCACAGAGGAGATGCTGAACTTGGAGGATGCCAGAATCACGCGCATTATCACAAT GTATATGGAATGTTGATGGCGAGATCAACATATGAAGGCATGAAAGTAGCTAATGAGAGTAAGCGTCCATTTGTACTCACTAGAGCTGGATTTATTGGTAGTCAGCGATATGCAGCAACATGGACTGGCGATAATCTATCAACATGGGATCATCTACATATGAGCATATCCATGGTTCTCAATTTG GGGATTAGTGGTCAGCCACTAGCAGGGTCAGATATTGGCGGATTTATTAAAAATGCAACACCAAAACTCTTTGGAAGATGGATGGGTGTTGGTGCCATGTTTCCATTTTGCCGCGGGCATTCTGAGAAGGGCACCTCTGACCATGAACCTTGGTCTTTCGGGGAAGAG TGTGAAGAAGTATGTCGATTAGCATTGAGAAGGCGCTACCGTCTTCTACCACACATATACACCCTCTTTTATTTGGCACATACTAAGGGAATTCCAGTTGCAGTTCCAACATTCTTCATTG ATTCAAAAGATCCCAAGTTAAGAACACATGAGAATTCGTTCATGTTGGGATCCCTTCTCATTTATGCAAG CACAATGCATGATCATGGAATACATCAGTTGCAGCACACATTGCCTAAAGGCATTTGGTTGAGATTTGACTTCGACGATTCACATCCG GACTTACCAGCTCTGTATCTGCAAGGTGGATCAATCATTCCCTTTAGTCATCCTTGTCAACATGTTGGCGAAGCTAATCCTAGCGATGATCTATCAATACTCATTGCTTTAGATGAAAACG GAAAGGCTAAAGGTGTTCTATACGAAGATGATTGTGATGGATATGAATACATCAAAGGAGAGTATCTTTTGACAACATATGTTGCTGAGCTTCGGTCTTCAGTTGTTACTGTGGGAGTTTCCAACACTGAAGGATTTTGGAAGAGGCCAAAACGCCGTTTACATGTACACTTATTGCTTGGAAAAGGTGCTATG CTTGATGCATCTGGAGTTGATGGAGATGTTATCCAAATCACTATGCCTTCAGAAAGTGAATTGTCTGATTTAGTATCTGCAAGCGATAAAAAGTTCAAAAGTCGAATTG AAACTGCTAGGCAAATTCCAGACTTGGAAGACGTATCTGAAGGAAAGGAAATAGAGCTTTTGAGGACTCCTGCGGAATTGAAAAGTGATGACTGGATCCTTAAAGTAGTTCCTTGGGTAGGAGGGCGAATTATTTCAATGGAGCATATTCCTTCTG GAACTCAATGGCTTCACAGTCGGGTCGATATTGATGGGTACGAAGAGTATAGTGGAATGGAGTACAGATCTGCTGGATGTTCGGAGGAGTATACTGTTACTGA TCGTAATCTTGAAGAGGCTGGAGAAGTGGAGTCTCTTTCATTAGAAGGTGATGTTGGTGGAGGACTGGTTCTTGAAAGGATAATATCGTTACCTAAAGATGAACCAAAAGTTGTCCAGATTCATTCAAGAATTATAGCTCACAGTATTGGTGCTGGTTCTGGAGGATTTTCAAG GGTTGTTTGCTTGCGGGTGCACCCTACGTTTAGCCTTCTACATCCTACAGAATCATATGTCTCGTTTATTTCCATCGATGGTTCTAGGCATGATTGTAGGCCAACTTCCAGTGAGCAGAGTTATGAAGGAGACCTTCGGCCTAATG GCGAATGGATGCTCGTGGATAAATGCCTCAGTGTGGCTTTAGTGAACAAATTCAATGTCAGCCAGGTTCACAAGTGTCTCATACACTGGGGAACCGGTACAGTTAACTTAGAGCTCTGGTCCGAGGCGAGGCCTGTTTCGATTAAGTCATCTTTGGCAATTTGTCACCGATACGAGGTGAGAGGAGTCTGTTAA